In Periophthalmus magnuspinnatus isolate fPerMag1 chromosome 9, fPerMag1.2.pri, whole genome shotgun sequence, the sequence ATACAAGTCCAAACAGGACAGTATTAAATATACAGTTACAGTACAGACAAACTTTTATAAACAACAAAGGATTTTGTATGTACAACATTTCATTATAAGAATAATAGCTTACAGCAGTGCCCTAAAATAGGCCAGGGCTTTTTCAAACATCATTAATGAATAACACTGGAGTCTTCATCCACTGGGTAAAGTGAATGAAATATTTACATTAGTTACAGTATTGCATCAAGACTTTTTGGCTCAGTCATTTTATGACTTCACACCAGCAACAGTTAAACAATGAGAGTTGAGGCTCTGACATGTCTTTACTGAGCGTCCCTCCTCATTGTGCAGGTAGTTCTTATGTCAGCACGCAGCAGCCATCTTACTGGCCACAGCAGAGATGAGCGCTGCCCCTCGACCACTGCCCTCTTCAGACTGGAGGAAGGAGATTTCACAGTTCGGTGTCAGCTCTCGCACCACTTTATGGAACCTATCGCGGAAACTAAAACAGAGAAACGTTCAGTTAATATTAATCTGATGATTGCATACCATATCATCATAAACTTGTGTAAACTGCTCACTATGGGTGGAGCTTGTAGACAGAGCCGTCGATGCCCACAGTGATGTTCAGAGTGTCCTGGCAGCGGCGCTCTCTCATGCGGTTGATGACGGCGGCCAGACCTGCACCGCACATGTGGGAGGAGCGGGTGGAGATGACCTCACATACCAAACGCACAATGTCACAGTCCAGCTCTGAGGGCAAGACGCCCAAGGATGACAGGATGTTGTAGATCTGCTTCCTGTCTCCAGAGTCActaaaacatatacattttataagttTCTTGAATTTGTGACGTTATTCAGTTTGGCAGATAAAAGACCAGTCCTCACCTCTCCACCTGTGAGACATATCGAGTCTCAAAGCTCCCTCGTGTCTTCAGTTGCTCCGATGCTTCACCGTTAAACAGCAGGTTTTCATTCACCAACTTCATCAGGACAAGTCTGACCAGTTCCCCCATATACTTCCCACTGATGAGCTTCTCATATCTACAACAAAATGGAAACAAAATGCAAGATAATGTTTTAGTGATTATAGTAGGGTTTCATTTTCAAAtgaaatttatttttgttgtttaggAGAAATATGAATGCAGGTAAAGAAGAGGGAGCATGGATAGTATGGTCCATAATCACtggtaaataagaaaaaaaggtaaatttatCAAGACTGAATTTGTCAAATTagtgaaatgattttaaatgacCGTCCGTTTACAGGTCCAATGTTCATTGTTTGCTCTTGCTCAACAATATCAATTTGTTGTGTGTCAAGAGTAGTGGTAATTGTAAACAGTCATTAAGGTGAAGGCGACTTGAGCTAAAAAGCCAGCTAGAGTTGATGACCAAGAATCTGACGTAGGACCATTAACAAAAGCAGCTGGTCGCTCCGCAACTGCACAGAGCCCTCGGATGAGAGTCAGCTGACTATGTGATGTGAGGAGAAATCACGTTTTAGTGTGGCCCCTCCCTTTCGCTCATGCACCTCTGCACAGGCACCCgtgactttaaattaaaaacattgtTACTCACAGTTGCTGTCCGGGGTTAATGGAGGCCGCGTCCACCACTCTGTCGTACTCGAGTCTGAACTCCTCCAGCTCACCATTGTCACCAAACGCCCCCCACTCAGTATTCACGCACAtacgcccctcctccccctccaccaACTCCACAGTCCTCATCTCTTCCATATAACACGCGTTACATCCAGTCCCTGATGGATACAAACGCACAATATTGAGCCTAATGATTGAACACACACACGTTGACTCTGCTGGAATGTGCGTGTTGTGCTTACCAACGATCATGCCAACTTCACAGCTACGATCTTCATAGTAGCAGGAGATCATGGTGGCCACAGTGTCATTCACCATTGCGACAACATCCATTTCAAATTCCTAAAAAAAACGACACATTACTCAGCTGCCATGGATGTACTCGCATTAAAAACACtacaatataacattttcttACGCCACGTCTCTTTATTGCATCCCTGAGCAGGCCCACCACATTGTTGCCCTCAGCACCGGACGCCTTGAAgccctttgtccagttgagcaGGATGCCCTTTTGAAACATGACATGAGTCGTTTAGATAACTATAAATGATGGAAAGCACTTGACCagttgtttaatgtttttaccttGTCCAAATCCTCGTGTCTCACAGGAAAGGAGAAGGTGAACCCCAAAGGAAGCTTTTTGTGCTTGATGTGGTGTTTGCCCAAAAAGTCTGACATACACTCTGCAATGTAGTCAAATAACTGCAGGGATAAAAATACAGCAAGATGTTAATATCTATCAAACCCCTGCAGATTCTCTTTAGATCAAGTCTAGTGTTACTCACCATTTCTGCTGTCCCAGTCATGGCGTCTTCTGGGATGGAGTACATCTGGTTTTTAGTTTCAATTTTCCAGCTCCTGTCTTCATCCTTTCCCACTTTAACCAGCATGACACGGAAATTTGTGCCTCCCAGGTCCAGAGCCAAGAAGTCGCCAACCTCTGAAATAACATATAGTTTATTACTTTGTGAAAACaatcaataatacactttagTTATTCTCTAGAAGCCTTGACTCACTTTTTACCATAATTTAGTGAAAATGCAATCTCAAAGTGCAACAGAAATAGTTATTTGACTTCTTGACTGATGTAAGGAATGTACCTGATCCTTCTGGGGTGGAACAGACGTAGGTGGGAAGCATTTTGACACTGGCCTCTTCGTGGGTTTCTATACGGAGACCTCTTTCCATCTCTAGCTGCATTCTATTCATCACCTCTTCAAGTTCTTCTTTGTTCAGCCTGAATTTGGACAGAATTTCCTCTATCTGAAATGGAGGGAAAAGGTGACAGGTCAGACTAAGCTTGGACAAACTATAATTTGGTTGTCATTCAGCTGCATCCCTTGTGTCTCAGAAAATAGAAACTTACCATAAGAACTCTTTCAATGATAGCTGAGTTGTAGTGAGTGGGACTGTCTGCCATTTGATCAAGAGTAGCAGTGATACACGGCATCTTTGCAGATTTAAAATGTTGATATTGTTTCTAGAGATGAGCTCTGTCCAGTCAGTCAAGTGCAGTGGAGGTGAATCAGACAAACGGCTGTTTTTATGGCTGAATAAAAGTGGGCTGGTCATCACCTTACGTAAAGTCCAGCCCGTTCAGAGCTCGCCTCATCTGCTGCTCTGGGGTCAAACACACCCCTTTGTAAACACAATTACATGACTCTACTGCTCTCAATTAATACTGTAATTAAATTCCTTGAGAGAAGCATAGAATGTTTATAAGTATTACATATGCAAATATactttaatataataaataataaaggttACAGCCTCCATGTGTAACATAATCAACATGGTGACAAGGAATGATTCTGTTATAATGTCAGCTCTGTTAATTATTCATTGTTATATTTAGAGTCTTTTGGCTGATTTATTATAGTCATTATGGGTAAAGATGCTGGATTTCCATCTGGTGTCCCACATTCACCCTCACAAAGCACCCTCAGTCCTACACCAGGGTACTTCAACTCTGTGTttctaattaataataataataataataataataataataataataataataataataataataataataattcagttTCTGTCAAAACATTACAATCTTAAAAGAAAACGTTCTTTGAAGGCTATAAAGGTtctattttgtgtaaattgGTCTTTTCTGTCCTGTTAGAACccttttaataaaatgttttatcaggATAATTCTAACACAGAACCTTCTCAGAAATCTGGCACAGTTCAAGAGTCAACAGGTTCAACCTCTAATAAAAGCTTCCATTACAGAACCATATCGTCGGTAGGGAGACACCACAGTGACAGCAGATAGAACATGAAAAGATGTTACACAATGATTTAAATAGTTCtgtcaaaactgtaaaaaaaaataaaaataaaatgttcgtGCTATTGTAATTGTCATTGGCTGTGAGCCTGCAACCTGTGACCCAGAAACAAGTTCAGGATCAGGGATATAAAAAGATGCCCTTTATTTGATCCACAAATACACAAGTTGTCAAAATTAGTAACTGCTCTAAATTTAGCACAGGTGAGGGTTCAGTGCCCTGTCAGAGCTAACAAAGGTGAAGGCTAGCTGCTGTTATCtgctgcagtgttttttttagccaCGTGTCCATGTGCCCTGACCTGCATTACTGAAAAACCTAATTATAACAAAATTTCAATGTGTAGTTCAAGTGGAAGCAAAATCTAAGatgcatttaattttattaaaatagtaTTACATTATTGTCTAATATATCTACCATCATATATAAGAGGTTAGATGAAAATATCACAGAATCTCAAACtatagtttttaaatgttctcaGTCCTCATCAAAGCCCTTACCTTTTCCATGGGATCAAGAGGATTAAATTCCATGTGTCCTGCAGACCATCAGGGCTTGTCTGTTGATCTTCAAGTTTCTTGTTCACAATATGTGTTTTATCTTAAGTTTTAGTTGTTATTGCaaaaatgatttgcaaaaatgATATACATCAAATATtgagaaacagagaaaaatTTGGTCCCCAggatgtttaaagtgcatatatttGAATAGGGAAAATCAATATTTTACTATTAAGTTACATAGTCTTCAAATGGTATCTTCACCATACGCTCTTCAAAAAGAAAATCTGATGCTTCCTCTTCATTCTCTTAGAgttcaaaaccaaaacaaaaaataataattacttgCCTTCAAGAAGACTGCAATAAGACAACACAAAAGTACACATTACATTCATTTGCTGAAGGTCTATTCTGAGTTTGACTGAAAAGAAGAGATGGGAAGAATCCTCTTCAACAGTAAGGcagttgcacaaaaaaatccacagaAAGCATCCTGTAAGATGCAGATGTTTTTAGGGCCAAATTTCACTAAAGAGGTACCCATGCCCAGTGGTTCCAGGAAATAAAACCATAACTCCTATGCGGCTGACCTGATAACAGCTGCACCTGAAGGCTTAGTGGTTTCCATGACAGGCAATTACCGTGTGTTACCCTAGGAACGAATTACTGGCACATCTCTGGTATGGAAAACACTTAACTACTGAGTAAAGTAGCCAGAGGGATTTgttaaatgaagcaaaactacCAAAAAACCATGACAAAGCAAGGAGTACCAAAAGGCTAGATGTAAATGATTGCATCAAATAGATATAATAACTACCTACCTCATGCAAGATTTTGCCCAGACAGACACTAGGTAGGAGAtaaatagtt encodes:
- the gck gene encoding hexokinase-4, which gives rise to MPCITATLDQMADSPTHYNSAIIERVLMIEEILSKFRLNKEELEEVMNRMQLEMERGLRIETHEEASVKMLPTYVCSTPEGSEVGDFLALDLGGTNFRVMLVKVGKDEDRSWKIETKNQMYSIPEDAMTGTAEMLFDYIAECMSDFLGKHHIKHKKLPLGFTFSFPVRHEDLDKGILLNWTKGFKASGAEGNNVVGLLRDAIKRRGEFEMDVVAMVNDTVATMISCYYEDRSCEVGMIVGTGCNACYMEEMRTVELVEGEEGRMCVNTEWGAFGDNGELEEFRLEYDRVVDAASINPGQQLYEKLISGKYMGELVRLVLMKLVNENLLFNGEASEQLKTRGSFETRYVSQVESDSGDRKQIYNILSSLGVLPSELDCDIVRLVCEVISTRSSHMCGAGLAAVINRMRERRCQDTLNITVGIDGSVYKLHPYFRDRFHKVVRELTPNCEISFLQSEEGSGRGAALISAVASKMAAAC